Proteins encoded within one genomic window of Empedobacter falsenii:
- the mutY gene encoding A/G-specific adenine glycosylase, which produces MNFNYLILSYFDKNKRDLPWRHTKDPFHIWLSEIILQQTRVDQGMKFYNNFIQEFETIFDLANADEQKVLKFWQGLGYYSRARNLHFTAKTIADELNGQFPNNFKDLKKLKGVGDYTAAAIASIVYDESVPAVDGNMFRVFARYFNITDDISSPKTKKIFWDLGLEIIDKKRPGDFNQAVMDLGATICTPKQPKCEICPLNESCEALRLNKVNELPIKLKKTKVSNRFLHFIFIENEDKIALSKRIGNDVWKNLFTFPKIETETDLLDKGWILDKNLENNLTFIEEEKHILSHQNLFIKYWKLNVSLKDITNLQAENDFEMIALNDLEHYPLPKPIEKFINKHYLD; this is translated from the coding sequence ATGAACTTCAACTATCTGATTTTGTCATATTTTGACAAAAATAAACGAGATTTACCTTGGCGTCATACAAAAGACCCATTTCACATTTGGTTGTCGGAAATTATTCTCCAACAAACAAGGGTTGACCAAGGTATGAAATTTTACAATAATTTCATACAAGAATTTGAGACTATTTTCGATTTGGCAAATGCCGACGAACAAAAAGTCCTAAAATTCTGGCAAGGACTGGGTTATTATTCCCGTGCCAGAAATTTGCACTTCACGGCAAAGACGATTGCTGATGAATTAAATGGACAATTTCCGAATAATTTCAAAGATTTAAAAAAGCTAAAAGGCGTAGGAGATTACACTGCTGCTGCAATTGCATCTATTGTATATGATGAATCTGTGCCTGCTGTAGACGGAAATATGTTTCGAGTTTTTGCGCGATATTTTAATATTACAGATGATATAAGTTCGCCAAAAACAAAGAAGATTTTCTGGGATTTGGGCTTAGAAATCATTGATAAAAAACGTCCAGGTGATTTTAATCAGGCGGTGATGGATTTGGGTGCAACGATTTGTACACCAAAACAACCAAAATGTGAAATTTGTCCACTTAATGAGTCTTGTGAAGCGCTTCGATTAAATAAAGTAAACGAATTGCCTATCAAATTGAAAAAGACAAAAGTATCAAATCGTTTTTTACATTTTATTTTCATCGAAAATGAAGATAAAATTGCGTTGTCTAAACGAATTGGAAATGATGTTTGGAAAAATTTATTCACTTTTCCAAAAATCGAAACTGAAACTGATTTGTTGGATAAAGGTTGGATTTTAGATAAAAATCTTGAAAATAATTTAACTTTTATCGAAGAAGAGAAACACATTTTGTCACATCAAAATTTATTTATAAAATATTGGAAATTAAATGTATCTTTAAAAGATATAACAAATTTGCAAGCCGAAAATGATTTTGAAATGATTGCTTTAAACGATCTCGAACATTATCCGCTTCCAAAACCAATAGAAAAATTTATAAATAAACATTATTTGGATTAA
- a CDS encoding HU family DNA-binding protein — MTKAEIVNNISGKLGLEKSDTQRVVESFMEEVIKSLVEGENVYLRGFGSFTIKTRAEKTGRNITKGTSIIIPAHNVPTFKPAKTFIEDVKTSEANVIK, encoded by the coding sequence ATGACAAAGGCAGAAATAGTAAATAACATTTCAGGTAAATTAGGACTTGAAAAGAGCGATACTCAAAGAGTGGTAGAATCGTTTATGGAGGAGGTGATTAAATCATTAGTAGAAGGAGAAAATGTATACTTAAGAGGATTTGGTTCTTTTACTATTAAAACTAGAGCTGAAAAAACAGGTAGAAACATTACAAAAGGTACTTCTATCATTATCCCAGCACACAACGTTCCTACATTTAAACCAGCGAAGACTTTCATCGAAGATGTAAAGACTAGCGAAGCAAACGTAATCAAATAA
- a CDS encoding Rne/Rng family ribonuclease: protein MSKELVISALADQVRIAVLDEGRLMEFHQDTANDGFAVGDIYLGKIKKLAPSLNATFVDIGYSKDAFLHYHDLGPQIRSSNAYNKIVANGTYKTEKLKNFRMEEPIDKDGQITEIFAPGDSVLVQITKEPIHTKGPRITSEISIAGRYLVLVPFSERVSISQKIKQKPERDRLIKILEGLTPEGFGVIIRTVAEEKNAEELQADLAYLLNKWTQIFKNLQKKKAPAKILSEMDRASSILRDNFNDDFIKISVDDDELADEMREYLEVIAPDKINLVKEYDDPFVPIFEKFNVERQIKQAFGKTVTIPQSKGAYLVIEHTEALHVIDVNSGNISRNSKNQEDSAFAVNKIAASEIARQLRLRDMGGIVVVDFIDMTDVEHKKELFEHLRAEMAKDKAKHKILPPSKFGLIQITRQRVRPEVNFVTTEENPNQESNEVEAPIVTIDKIEQVLLNILDRKDKDLRKMSLHVHPFVAAYLQHGLPSIQMKWFFKHKKWIKIVPRDAYKYLQFNFLDKDHNTLYNESN, encoded by the coding sequence ATGAGTAAAGAATTAGTGATTTCAGCCTTAGCTGATCAAGTACGCATCGCAGTTTTAGATGAAGGTCGCTTGATGGAATTTCATCAAGATACTGCAAATGATGGCTTTGCAGTTGGCGACATTTACTTGGGTAAAATCAAAAAATTAGCTCCCAGTTTAAATGCAACCTTTGTTGACATTGGTTATTCGAAAGATGCATTTTTACATTACCATGACTTAGGTCCACAAATACGCTCGTCAAATGCTTACAACAAAATTGTAGCAAATGGCACGTACAAAACCGAAAAATTGAAGAACTTCCGTATGGAAGAGCCGATTGACAAAGATGGACAAATTACAGAAATCTTTGCTCCAGGTGATTCCGTTTTGGTTCAAATTACAAAAGAACCAATCCATACGAAAGGACCAAGAATTACTTCTGAAATTTCAATTGCTGGTCGATATTTAGTTTTAGTTCCATTTTCGGAACGTGTTTCGATTTCGCAAAAAATCAAACAAAAACCAGAACGCGATCGTTTAATCAAAATTTTAGAAGGTTTAACACCAGAAGGCTTCGGAGTTATTATCAGAACAGTTGCCGAAGAGAAGAACGCAGAAGAATTGCAAGCAGATTTGGCATATTTGTTAAACAAATGGACTCAAATCTTCAAAAATCTTCAAAAAAAGAAAGCGCCAGCTAAAATTCTCAGCGAAATGGACAGAGCTTCTTCTATTTTGAGAGATAATTTTAATGATGATTTTATTAAAATTTCTGTTGATGATGACGAATTAGCTGACGAGATGCGCGAATATTTGGAAGTTATTGCACCAGATAAAATTAATTTGGTAAAAGAATACGACGATCCATTTGTTCCAATTTTTGAGAAGTTTAATGTCGAAAGACAAATTAAACAAGCTTTTGGTAAAACGGTAACTATTCCACAATCTAAAGGTGCATATCTTGTGATTGAACATACAGAAGCGTTACATGTAATTGATGTGAATTCAGGAAATATTTCTCGTAATTCTAAAAATCAAGAAGATTCAGCTTTTGCCGTAAACAAAATTGCTGCTTCTGAAATTGCACGTCAGTTGCGATTACGTGATATGGGAGGAATTGTTGTGGTCGATTTTATTGACATGACGGATGTAGAACATAAGAAAGAATTGTTCGAACATCTGAGAGCTGAAATGGCGAAAGATAAAGCAAAACATAAGATTTTGCCACCAAGTAAATTTGGATTGATTCAGATTACAAGACAACGTGTTCGCCCAGAAGTGAATTTCGTGACAACTGAAGAAAATCCTAACCAAGAATCGAATGAAGTTGAAGCACCTATCGTTACAATTGATAAAATTGAACAAGTGCTCTTGAATATCCTTGATAGAAAAGATAAGGATTTACGAAAAATGTCGTTGCACGTGCATCCTTTCGTAGCTGCTTATTTACAACATGGATTGCCAAGCATTCAGATGAAATGGTTTTTTAAGCATAAAAAGTGGATTAAGATTGTACCAAGAGATGCGTACAAATACTTACAATTTAATTTCTTGGACAAAGATCATAATACACTTTACAACGAATCAAATTAA